One stretch of Nitrospira sp. DNA includes these proteins:
- a CDS encoding NAD(P)/FAD-dependent oxidoreductase — protein sequence VDWEAPTGGYLLTACFASGRTAGAGALAWLAERAERAKA from the coding sequence TGGTGGATTGGGAAGCGCCCACGGGCGGGTATCTGCTCACGGCCTGTTTTGCCAGCGGCCGCACCGCCGGTGCCGGTGCCTTGGCTTGGCTTGCGGAGCGCGCAGAACGTGC